Part of the Candidatus Cloacimonas sp. genome, TTGTGATATCTGCCTTAGCGATGTTTTCTACGCTGCTCAGTTCTTTCAGCAGCAGAAATTTATTTTTTTCCCCGATGCCCGGAATGTTTTCCAAAGTGCTTTCCAATGTTCTTTGCGAGCGTCTTTTGCGGTGTAAGGAAAGGGCAAAACGGTGTGCTTCATCGCGGATAGCAATTAATAAGCGCAATGCGGAAGAAGAACGGGGTAATATGAGTGATTGTTCATTTCCCGGGATAAAGACCTCTTCGGCTCTTTTCGCTAAAGAAATAAGGTAGATATCTTCTTTTCCCGAAATTTGAAGGATTTGCTTGCTGGCAGAAAGTTGTCCTTTTCCTCCATCTATAACGATCAGGTCTGGCTTCATACCTGGTTCTTTTTCGGTTTCCTTTAAAAAACGAGTCATTGTTTCCTGCATTGCAGCAAAGTCATTTTGGGTTTCTATGCTGCGAATAATGAAGTGGCGGTAATATTTCTTTTTGCTTTTGCCGTTTTCAAAGAAGACAGCTGAGGAAACAGTATCACTGCCCTGGATGGTGGAGATATCCATACAGACAATTTTACGAGGTAGTTTAGGCAATTTTAAGGCCTCTTTCAGTTCCTGCACAGGGAATATTGTACGATTGGCTTTTCTTAAATATGCCAGTTTACCTTCTTCCACGATATTGAAGGCATTGCGTTTTGCCATAGCGATTAGTTTGGTCTTTTCGCCGCGTTGAGGTATCTGTAATTTATTTCCCAGCCAGGAATTCAGTTTATCCATCTCTTTAGGGGCGAAGGGTAGCAGAACTTCTTCCGGCATTTCATCTTTATCCGTATAGTAGAGCTGCAAAAAGCTTGCCAGAATGCTATCGGGCTCATCATAGTCCAAATTGGCAAGAGGGTAGTTTTCCTGATGAATAATAGCTCCGTTATTCATTTTCAGAACTACGCAGACGGCTTTTTTCTCTTCCTGGTAAAAACCGATAATATCAATATTCCTGCCTTCAACATTATATACGGACTGGCGTTTCTGAATTCGTTCAATGGCAATTATCCGGTCACGGTATTTTGCTGCATCCTCAAAACGAAGCTCTTCGGAGGCATTTTGCATTTCTATGCGCAGTTCGTCTAAAATTTCTGCATAGCGTCCACTAAAAAAACGCAATAGCTGATTAACGGTTTGAGCATAATGGGCTTGACTAATGTAACCGACGCAGGGAGCGGAACATTTACCCAGTTGATAATTTATACAGGGTTGCTTATAATTGGTTTTGGGAATATTCCGATTACAGCTGCGCAGAGGGAAAATCCATTCCAAATTGCGTAAAGTATTTCGTAAATAGCGAACTTCTGTGTAAGGACCGAAATATTTGGCATTATCTTTTTGCAAATCGCGAGTAATAAAAATGCGAGGGAAGGGTTCATTTACCGTTATTTTCACGAAAGGATAGCGTTTATCGTCCTTCAACATAATATTATATTTAGGACGGTAACGCTTAATTAAAGTTGCTTCCAGGATGAAGGCATCGGCTTCGCTATTAGTAATTATATAATCTAAAGATGCGATATTTTTTATCAGTTGTCTCGTTTTAAGGTCTTTACCAGCAGGATTGAGATAATTTTTAATGCGATGTTTCAGGTTTAGTGCTTTGCCCACATAGATTATGGTTTCTTCTTTATCTTTCCAGATATAAACTCCGGGCAGTTCAGGTAGCAAAGCCAGTTTTGTTTCTATTTCTTCAGAAAACGATGGCATAATTTTTTACCCGCTTGTGTGATGTAGTCAATTTTAATCAGCATTCCAACAAGGTAAAATATAACGAAGGTAAAAACGGAAAGAATGGCATCTCTAATAAGTAAAGGAACTCTACCCGAAACAGGAAACAGATAACAACCGCAGCGCAGAAGGAAATAAAGAAAAACGCAAATCAAAAGGGTTTTAGCGATGTTTATCAATATCCCGGAAAAGGAAATCTCGGGCATTTTCTTTTTAATTAAAGACATCAGCAAGAAATAATTTACACAAGCCGTTATGGAAGTAGCAAGAGCTAAACCCCGATGCGCCATAAATTGCATTAAGACAAAGTTCAGCACAATGTTCAAAGCTACCATTCCCGCAGCAATTTTTACAGGTGTTTTGGTATCTTTATAGGCATAAAAGACAGGAGTAACGGTTTGATTTAAACTATAGAAAATTAAGCCCAGCGAATAGAAAATAAGCGCCTGAGAAGTCATCCAGACAGCTTTTTCCTTGAATGCTCCACTTTGAAATAAGATGCGGACAAAATCCTCCCCTAACGCTATGATGATTGTAGTTACAGGGAGCATAATATAGGCAAGATTCAAACCGGTAAAACGAATACTTTCCGAAAGCTCATCGTAATGCTTAGTAGAAACACAGCGGGAATAAAAAGGTAAAACAGCAGTACCGGTTGAAATGCCGAAAATTCCTAACGGAAATTGCATTAAACGATTACCAAAATTGAGAGCGGTGATAGATCCAATCGGTAGAAAGGATGCCATTAACGAATCGGCGATTAAATTGATTTCCCGAATGCCAATTCCAATCATACTGGGAATAAAGCGTTTCCATAAAAGAACTATTGCCTCGGAACCAAACTTAAGGTATATTGCCCATCGGTAACCAATCTTTTTTAGATAGGGCAGATTGATTACGGTTTGAAAAAAACCGCCTATTATAACACCCCAACCAGCCCAAATAATTAGCTCCTCACCAGTAACTTTTAACACAAAATAGGGAATTAGAACGGTTGCCATCATTCCGATATTTAATAAAGCAGAAGAAAGCCCGGTCATAAAAAAATAGTTATGAGAATTTAAAATTGCGATGAAGGTGGAGGATAAACCGATAAAAAACAGATAAGGGAAAATGATACGGGTTAGTTTGATAGCCAAAATCTTAGTTTGCATCGCCAAACCAGGATAGAGACACTTTACAATTAACGGAGCAAGGGCTATTCCCAAGATAGTTAAGAGGCAAAGGATAAGGGTTAAAACACTTAGTAGATTTAAAGCGAATTTTATCTGCTCTTCTTCATTCTGTTTTACTTTAATATCGTTATAAATAGGCACAAAAGCAGTTGAAAGAGCTCCTTCACCAAAAAGACGCCTTAATAAATTAGGAATATTATAGCCCACATTAAAAGCATCATTCAGATAGGTTGTGCCAAAGAAAAAAGCCATCACCTGGTCACGAATCAGACCTAAAATACGGCTGAGAAAAACACCTATAGACATAACGCTGATGTTTTTTGCCAAAGTCCGATGCGTGCCCTTAGTTTCCATTTATGGATTAAGCAGATGCTTACAGTGTAAATACAGATTGGTCATTATTAAGTTCAAATTTACATTGCCTTCAATTTTCCGATTGAGGTCTTCCAGAAAGAGCAGGAAATCATAAAGGCGATCAGCTATACCGGAATGTTTTATTGCAATTGGCTGCAAAATATCTATTTTATCAATATTGGTAATTTCCGCTGCAGGATTCATACTTAGGGCTCCTAAGTCACTGGCAAAAACCCTGATATATTTCAGCAAATCAATTATCTGGTCTTTCGTTTGATATTTCTTATTTACATCTGCCAATTCCAAATAGCCCAAATCATTTTCATTATCGGCTAAAGAAAATAGGGATAGAGCCCAATTACTGGAGAGGGATTCACTTTCAGACGCAATCCGGATGGCTGTTTTCAGGTTCCCTGAACTAATTCGGGATGCAGTTCTTGCTATAGCAGCGTTTATTTCAAAATCAACAGTAAGAATTTCTTCAATAACACCGCGGGTTAATGGCTTAAAATATACTGGCTGTATGCGGGAAAGAATAGTTGGTAAAATCATTGCCAGGCGTTCAGTGAGGAGAATGATAATGGTCTGTTCAGGTGGCTCTTCCAATGTTTTCAAAAAGGCATTGGCAGTAGCATTATTCATCATATCAGCATCTTCAATAATCACAATCCGGTATTTTGCTTCATGAATGGAAAGTTCCAGCCGCTTATTCAGCAGAGAAATACTTTCTTTACGAATTTCCGTTGTTTCCTTAAAGAAAAAATCCACCCAGGGGGTGTTTCTTTTATTATCCAGATATGCCTGATATTGTTTCAGCACATCGTTGTTTTTAATTTCTCCTTCCGGAGTTAGATTCAAATTGGGAGTGGGGAAGAGGTAAATAAAATCAGGATGCTCCAGTTGTAAAAATTTATGACAGGAATCACATTTGCCGCACGGCTTTACTGTATTGCTTGCTGTGCAGTTAACTGCCATCCCGAAATATAAAGCAGTGGTAAATTTTCCAACCCCATCACTACCATAAAAAAGATATGCCTGAGCAATACGGTCATTTTCCATTGCCTTATGTAAAAGCTCTAAGGCGTTTTCCTGCCCTTTTATCTTTTGTAACATTTATACAATGCTAATTTTGCTGCGTCCCGCTTCATCACTTATACTGTAAGCAAAGACCTTTTTAATGTAAGGGCTGGTAAATTCACTGGCAAGCATATCATATAAATACACATCGTGGTATTTTCCCGATACAAACATAAATTCTCTTTGCACTCCAATCTTCTTAAAACCGATTTTTTCATAACAACGAATAGCGCGCTTATTATAGGACATTACGGATAAGTATATATTATGCAGATTCAAGATATTAAACGCAAAATCCAAAAGCAGATTTATTGCTTCTGCTCCAATACCTTGATTCCAAAAGGTTTTTTCACCGATAAATATGCCTAAGGACGCATTCCTGTGCACCTGTGAAACATTATGAATACCGCAATTACCAATCACTTTATTGGTATCTTTTTCCACTATGGCAAAGATGTGTTCTTCATCCATCAATTTACGCAGTAAAATACCTTCCTTATCAATATCTAAAACTGTATCCGAAAGGGTTACAAACTGCCCTATCTCCATATCATTCAGCCATTCTGTGTATTTTTCCACATCGTCCATACAAACCGGGGAAAGATAACACTTTTCGCCAAGCAGCTTACGATAATACTTCATTTCTTACTCCTTTTTTAGTTTGAGGTCTATTAAACCCTGTTTGCCAATCAATGAGTTCAGCGGGTTCAATGCTGAATCACTCCTTTTTTAGTTTGAGGTCTATTAAACCCTGTTTGCCAATCAATGAGTTCAGNNNNNNNNNNNNNNNNNNNNNNNNNNNNNNNNNNNNNNNNNNNNNNNNNNNNNNNNNNNNNNNNNNNNNNNNNNNNNNNNNNNNNNNNNNNNNNNNNNNNCAGGTTCAATGCTGAATAACTCCTTTTTTAGTTTGAGGTCTATTAAACCCTGTGTGGTTTTTTTTCCAGACCTGAACAATATGTCAAGGTATTATTTCCGTTCAGATCCCCCCATTTTTAAAGCAGGGTAGTATAAGTCGTTGAGATTCAACGCATTTCCATTTATATTTATTGATGTCGTCCCTTGTTACATAGCTAAAACAGTCGGATACTACATTAGTGATTCGATAATAAACGAAGTAGTATATATCTTTCCATAATTTCTTTGAGTAGATTAAGATGTTGGGGAAAGCGGCTGCCAGTTTGTCTATGATTTCTCTTAAGGAATAGAGATAGCACATTGCCAAAAGTAAGATTTGATTCATATTTTGTAGTGCTGTATAAGTCATAAGCTGTATTTGTTCCCAGCCATAATATTGTTTGATATGGCGGTGTACTTCTTCTATTTTCCAACGGAGAGGATACATATTGAGTACCTTTTCTACAATCTGCTTTTCGGTAAGGTTCTGGTTAGGAAAATTGCACAGGAAATAAAAGAATCCTCCCTTTTTACCTTTGGGAACAACATAACGGGACAGAATCAACCAGGCATCGGTTGTTTCAGGTTCCTTTTTAGGATACGGATCCAGGCGGATTTTAACCCTCTTTATACCGCTCTGAAATGTTTTATTTTTCCCCTTAACTTTAATGGTAAACTTTAAATCAACCGCTTTAGCTACTTCCATAAAGTTCTTTTCTACTCCATTTACTATTAAATTCCTTTTGCCTTCCGAACGCACAATATAATCACAGCCATTATCTTGAAAAAAGGAAAACATAGACCTGTTATCATAACCCCGATCCATTACAAATACACCTTGATTATTACTATGCAGAATGATTTCTTCCATTCGTTCCTGCGTAACTTGAATAATACTATCCTGCTCAATTCCACTGGAGTACAAGTCAGAACTGAGCGGTTTGATCTGGTAACCTTCCTTTTCCGGATGACAGGCAACAATGTTGATTAAATCGTATCCATTTTGATCAACCCTACCGGTACTTCCATCCCGCACTTTTTTCAGCCCTTCCATTTTCGTTGCCTTGGATTTGATGATATCACTGTCATCTACAATAATAGCTGTATTGGAATCCAGACCTTTACACTGATTAGATAAGATCGCCTCTTGTATCTTTTTCGCTAAATTTTTTCTCTGTAAATTATGATAAAAACGGTCACAGGTCTTCTTTAAGGAAATAGCTTCATTAAGCTTCTGAGCTATGCGGTTTATGATTACCGATTTACTTTTGAGAATGCCTAAACAAAGGGAACATACATTGTTAAATTCCGGCTTAGTGAGAAACGGTAATGACTGAAGCAACCAACAATAAAGTTTTTCTTGCAAGTTTTCTTGAACATTTTTTTGTAGTTCTGTAAACATGACTGGGGTAACTCCTTATAGTTTAATTTTAATTCACTTGTTTAGGAGCTACCCCTTTTGTCAAGGGTAAAAGTGACAAAATCATAATCTAAGTATTTAATTTATCATAAAGATATTGAAACTATTATACATAAAACATTCTAATACAAAGGATAAACCTATTTTCAGGGTTTTGCATAATTGCATAACTGTTTGATATTTAAGCATTAACGACATAATGAATTGAATGTACATTTGGTTCAAAATAATGAAAAAATGGCTCAAATAATTTTGGGGGGATCCGTGATTATTTCCGGCAAATTATATTTCTCGTGGATTTTGCGGATGCAAATCCACCGGCGTGTGAGGATTTATTGCACGCCCATTAAGCAGCTTGGATTCTCAGAAAACAGGTTAATTCTCTATCTTATCACCGGTTTCACTTTTCACCTGTTAACCAGTTAACCTGTTAACCCGTTCACCCGTTAACCTGTTAACCCGTTAACCTGTTAACCCGTTCACCCGTTCACCCGTTAACCCGTTAACCTGTTCACCTGTTAACCCGTTAACCCGTTTTCAATAATGCAAATCCCTAATTCCTTCTTTCATTTTAGCCAGATTTTCTTTAATAGAAGCATACATTTGGGGGTCTTCTATTTTTGCTACTTCTTTATCAATAAGTTCCAGTCCAACCTTTTTTGTGCGAGGGCTGGCATAGTCATAGAGGTATTCCGCAAAAGTTAATAAAGCATTAGGAGTACAAAAGCGTTTTACAAAGCCGGGGATGGCAAATTCCATAAAATGTTCGCCAGTTCTACCTGCCCGGTAACAGGAAGTGCAAAAAGAAGGTATATAGCCGCCTGTGGCTAATTCGTATATAACATCATCCAAAGAGCGTGTATCACCTAAAACAAATTGGCTTTTGCGTTTGGATTCTTCATCTTTATGAGCATAGTCACCCACTCCGATACTGCTTCCAGCGTCAATTTGAGAAATACCATAACGCATAACTTCATCTCTAACAGCAATTGGTTCTCTGGCTGTAAGTATCATTCCGGTGTAAGGAACGCTTAAACGAATTGCAGCTATTAAAAGTTTAAAGTCCTCATCTGAAACCTGATAGGGAGGGTGCATCGTAAAATCGGTTCCATTAGCCGGTTCAATACGAGGGAAAGATATAGTATGAGGTCCCACACCAAAGAGCGTTTCCAAATGAATGGTGTGATAGAGAAGCCCCATTACTTCAAAATGCCAATCGTAAAGTCCCATTAAAGCACCAATACCTAAATCATCAATTCCTGCCTGCATAGCTCTATCCAAACCATATAAACGCCACAGGAAATTGCTTTTTGGTCCCCTCGGGTGCAATTTTTTATATGCTTCTTCATTGTAGGTCTCCTGGAAAATTTGGTAAGTGCCAATTCCAACGGATTTAACAGTGCGGAAACCTTCAATATCTAAAGGAGCAGCATTAATATTTACGCGGCGGATTTCACCTTTGTTATGTTTTACATTATAAACTGTTTGCACTGTTTCAGCAATGTATTCAGGCGAATATTCAGGATGCTCTCCATAAACCATAATCAGCCGTTTATGTCCTTTATCTTCCAATGCTTCCGTTTCCGCAATCAATTCTTCCCTGCTTAAAGTGGCACGATTGCACTCTTTATTTGATATGCGAAAACCGCAATAAACACAATCGTTGATACATTCGTTACCTACATAAAGAGGAGCAAAAAGGACAATTCTATTGCCGTATATGCGTTCTTTAAGGGTATGCGCTCCTTCCAGAATAAGTGCTTTCAGCTCAGGATTGGTAACATTAATTAAAGCGGCTGTCTCATCAGGATTAAGACGTTGTTTTGCCAGAGATTTATCAACAATATCTTTAATCCGAATGGCATCAGCGAAACGGTTCTGCTGTAAGTGTTCCATTATTTCAGCAGTGGGGATAAACGATTTAAGACCTTCAGTGTCAATCTTCATTTTGTTCTCCTTCTTCAATCTTTAAAGTGGTAACTTTTACTTTCACGGATTTGATTTGACCCAACTTTCCGGAAAAAGCACCCATTTCTGCAACAGGAAGCTCTACAATCAAAAAGATTACAGCAATTCCCAAATCCCGCATTGGATAGCCAACGCGTAACAGAATATGCGGCGCATAGTTATGCAGTAATTCGTTAACAGGATGAAAAGCGCTTTCTCTGTCTTCCATCACTATGCTTAAAATATGGCGTTTCGGGTTCATTATTACACTTCCTTTGGCGACAAGAAAACAAAGTAAAGCAAAGAGGAAAAGAGGTCTTTCCACCCTTGATGCCAGAACTTATCTCTCATCGCAGGTATTTTTAAAACATTATAATCTATAAAGGGTTTTTGGCAAGGGAAAAATTGAAATGGGAGAGAAATAAAGAAGTTTAGAAGTTATGTAATGTTTTGCTTTGCAGCAGGATAGGTATGAATACCGCATATTTATGGGCAACCTGTAAATAATGATTAAATTTATCCTGTGATAATGGAAAATTAACAGGAATATGATCTTACGAGGTAAGTGATTTCTTGATGCTTAAATATTAGCAGAAATTAAGCTGGCAACAGGTGCTTTACCCGAAAGTTCCTTAGTTCGTAAAATTATAAAAATAGTAGCTGTTACCTGAATGAAATTACAAGACGCAAACTATGCTCCTGTTATCATTTTAATTTCTAAAATTATCCTGTGGTCTATGCCTGACTATCTGTTGCCTGCTCGGTTCTTGAATGTCCCTTTAACGATCCTTTAACAATACCTTAACTTTGTTAAGGAATCGTTAAAGAAGGTTTAAAGAAGCATAAAAGATTCAACTTGGCAGGAAACAATGCTCAGCATCAGAATTGATTAAAATTGTGCAAATTGCAATTTACATTTCTTGCAATAGACCTCAATTCTCCATTTTCAATTCCATCTCTTTTTCTCTTTCCCTCTTTGTTAAATTAATCTCTTTTTCTCTTTCCCTCTTTATTAAATTATCCTCTTTTTCTCTTTCCCTCTTTGTTAAATTATCCTCTTTTTCTCTTTCCCTCTTTGTTAAATTAATCTCTTTCTCTCTTTCCCTCTTTGTTAAATTAATCTCTTTCTCTCTTTGTAAAATAAATCTATCTTGCTGTCTCTATTCCGGATTGATACTATCCAGGCGTTCCTTCAAAAGAAAGAGGATAGGGGAGAAATGCAGGATATATTTTTTAGCTGTAGTTAGCACTTTTCTGGCTTTTTTATAGTCGTTTTTTTGCAGCAGGAGACGAATAAGATCTTCATAAACGGCACTGATATAAGGATTTATTTCTTGTGCTTTCTGCAAAAGTTCAATTGCCCGGTCGGACATTCCAATATGGACAGCAGCATCAGCATAAACCAAAAGGTGGTCAGGGTTGCTTATTTCGTTAATTGATTCATATTCTACAAAGCTGTAATAGGATTTCAGCCAGATGCCTTTTTTCCCGTAAACCAGAGCAGAAAGAAGCAATAACTGTCTATGTTTCCCGAATTTCTTTTCGGCAATTTGAATTGTTTCATAAGCCCGGTCGTAGTTTTGCAGACGCATATATTGCTCAACCAGTAGGAAATAGATAAATGGATTGTCGTCCATCACATAAAGTATTTTGTGAATTGTATCAATGCTATCCTGATAAGAGCCCAAAAAAGCGTAAGCAAGAGCTATATTATAAAGAATTTCCGGAGGCGGATCAGAAATCCGTTTATAGTAAGTATTGGCGATTCTATATTCTCCTAAGGAAAAATAGCAGGAACCAATTAAAAACAGCAATTGCGGATTATCGGGAAGTAAGGAAATTGCTTTATGATAATAACTGAGTGCTTTTTCATAGAGCTGGTGCTCCAGATAGATATCTCCCAAATTTACCAGCAGAGGAAGATTATCGGGTTCTTCTTTTAATGCCTCCTGAAGCAAATAAACAGCTTGCAGCCAATTTGTTTTAGAAATGGCATTAGCTCTTTGAATAAGGTTATTTATATCTGTTAAGTTCATAATTTACTTTAATGTCTTCATTAGTTCTTGAACGGCACGAATAAGTTGTGGGTCTCGTTCTGCAATAATATCTTCCGGGGTAAGCTCCACTACTATGTCAGGTTGAACTCCATTTCCTTCCATATTCGTACCATCCAGTTTATACCAGCCGGTTCCCGGCATCCGCATAGAAGAACCATCCTGTAAATAATAATGCCAGGTTCCGATAACTGCTCCGCTGGAAGGTGTGCCAACTACTTTACCTAATTTTAATTCCTGATAAACGGCAGGAAAGATTTCCCCGTCGCTGAAGGATTTTTCGTTTACTAATACAATACTTGGTTTGTCCCAAATATTATAAGGTTCGGAATGTAAATAGCGGCTGAATCTACGGCTGGTAGAGTAAGCATATTTCGTTTTCTGGAACAAGGTGATTAATTGGTCATGAATATGTCCACCGGTGTTACCACGCACATCAATAACCAAAGCTTCCTTATTGTAATTATCCACTATTAAATCGCGGTAAAACTTTTGCCATTCCTCATCACCCATTGCCGGAATATGGATATAACCAAGTTTTCCTTGGGAAAGTTCTTCTACTTGTTTTTTCTTCTGGGCAACCTGATAATCATAGCGTAAATCCGTCATTTGAGTAAAGCTTAGTCCTGTAATTACTGCTTCTGTAATAATTCCATCTTGATTTACCGTCAGCTTTATTTTTTTCCCTGTTTTTCCTGCCAAAAGGGAATCCAGAGCAGTATATTTGGTAATTTTAACTCCATCAATAGAAGTTAAAAGGCAACCTTCCGGGAAGTGATAAAAACTGCTTAAGCGGGAATTAGGATAAATTTTGCTAAGGCGAATACCTTCTTCTAAAACTGTAGAATAATCTAATTCTGCACCTAACCAGGCAGCAGGAGAGGTAAAAGGATTATATTCATCACGGGGATAAAAACCTGTATGCGAAGCATTTATATCGCCAATCATCTCTTCAATAATTAAAGCTACATCATAGATATTTCTTGTTTTATCTACATAAGGACGGTAAAGTTCATAGATTTCCTTCCACGAAACATTGTGCATATCAGGGTCATAGAAGTTATTACCAAAAGCGTTCCATGCTTCCTCAAAGACCCTTTTGTTCAACAATGCTTTATCATACTGGTAATCGTATTTAATTTTTATCTCTTTGCGAGCGGAAGTATCAATGTTATATGACCTCAATCCATTATCCACAGTGTAATAAACAGTATCCTTAACCTTGGTATAGTAATCGGCATTTTCACCCAGATTAAACACTTCCTTTATGTTCTTTCCGTAAATATTGGCTTTTTTCAGATAGCAATTTTTATCCTGCTGAATGGTATCTTCAATATAGTAAAAAGTGCTGTCGCTAATTGTATCCAGAACGAAATTATAATTATCTTTTGCAACTATAATCGGATAAAAGCGTTTTTCAAGTCCTTCCCAAACAATCTCCATCGGCTTGGGCTCTTTCTCTTCTATAACTGTTGTTGCAGGAATAACAGAGTAATCTTCATTCTCTTGTTCTTCATAAGTGCTATCCGGTTTACTTCTTTCCGCGTGTAAAATTTCGTCCCAAGGGTCTTTATCCAGTTCAAATTCGTCTCTGGGAACCAAATCCAGACGGTAAATACTACTTTCGTAAGTTAGTAAAATGGATTTATTATCAGGAGTCCAAATCAGATTTTGCCACCAGCGATTATCGTTTAAAAGAAGTTTGCTGTTACCTGTTTGCACATCATATAGATACAACTCTTTTGCATAGTTATCTTCTCGCAATGCTCCATACACGGCATAGCTGCCATCCTCGTTAAAAGCAAAATTGGTTACTACAGCCCAAGGTGTTTTTACGGGACGAATATTCACAAAGCCCGAATCAGCAATGGCAACTTTCTGGTGACAGAAATAATCGTCGTATTTGATAAACCAGCGTCCATGCTTATCTTTATATAAATCCGTAACATTTAAACTATCAGCTCCAAACCATTCCACAGGGGAGAGGGTGATAATGGAATCGGCTGTTGCCAGAAAGAGTTTAACCACACCGCTATTAAATTTGTTAATTATCATTCGGCGTTCATCCAGAAATTGCATTGAGAACACAGAACCGTGATCAAAACTGATTTGTTTGGTTTCACCTCCTTTCAAGGGAGAAAAAAAACTGTCATAGTTATGAGTAAAACCAAGCAGTAGTTCGTCATCTGAAATAGCGTAATTATCCAAAGCGGAATTTCCGTAGCTGCGAACTATATTATCCTGCCATTCATCTTCCGCAAGGTCTATAAATAGAGGGCTGATTTTCGTGCCTGTTTTGAGGGTAGGGTCGTATTTATAGATAGCATCAAAATATTCAAAAACCAGGCGGTCATTAGCTCTTGCCAGGTTAATATCGCGAGCGCTGAAGGGTGTTAAATCAGTAATTTTTTCCGGTTTACGAAAAG contains:
- the uvrC gene encoding excinuclease ABC subunit UvrC; translated protein: MPSFSEEIETKLALLPELPGVYIWKDKEETIIYVGKALNLKHRIKNYLNPAGKDLKTRQLIKNIASLDYIITNSEADAFILEATLIKRYRPKYNIMLKDDKRYPFVKITVNEPFPRIFITRDLQKDNAKYFGPYTEVRYLRNTLRNLEWIFPLRSCNRNIPKTNYKQPCINYQLGKCSAPCVGYISQAHYAQTVNQLLRFFSGRYAEILDELRIEMQNASEELRFEDAAKYRDRIIAIERIQKRQSVYNVEGRNIDIIGFYQEEKKAVCVVLKMNNGAIIHQENYPLANLDYDEPDSILASFLQLYYTDKDEMPEEVLLPFAPKEMDKLNSWLGNKLQIPQRGEKTKLIAMAKRNAFNIVEEGKLAYLRKANRTIFPVQELKEALKLPKLPRKIVCMDISTIQGSDTVSSAVFFENGKSKKKYYRHFIIRSIETQNDFAAMQETMTRFLKETEKEPGMKPDLIVIDGGKGQLSASKQILQISGKEDIYLISLAKRAEEVFIPGNEQSLILPRSSSALRLLIAIRDEAHRFALSLHRKRRSQRTLESTLENIPGIGEKNKFLLLKELSSVENIAKADITTLTNIKGIGSKTAIQIYNHFHQEDNQN
- the murJ gene encoding murein biosynthesis integral membrane protein MurJ, producing METKGTHRTLAKNISVMSIGVFLSRILGLIRDQVMAFFFGTTYLNDAFNVGYNIPNLLRRLFGEGALSTAFVPIYNDIKVKQNEEEQIKFALNLLSVLTLILCLLTILGIALAPLIVKCLYPGLAMQTKILAIKLTRIIFPYLFFIGLSSTFIAILNSHNYFFMTGLSSALLNIGMMATVLIPYFVLKVTGEELIIWAGWGVIIGGFFQTVINLPYLKKIGYRWAIYLKFGSEAIVLLWKRFIPSMIGIGIREINLIADSLMASFLPIGSITALNFGNRLMQFPLGIFGISTGTAVLPFYSRCVSTKHYDELSESIRFTGLNLAYIMLPVTTIIIALGEDFVRILFQSGAFKEKAVWMTSQALIFYSLGLIFYSLNQTVTPVFYAYKDTKTPVKIAAGMVALNIVLNFVLMQFMAHRGLALATSITACVNYFLLMSLIKKKMPEISFSGILINIAKTLLICVFLYFLLRCGCYLFPVSGRVPLLIRDAILSVFTFVIFYLVGMLIKIDYITQAGKKLCHRFLKK
- a CDS encoding DNA polymerase III subunit delta' yields the protein MLQKIKGQENALELLHKAMENDRIAQAYLFYGSDGVGKFTTALYFGMAVNCTASNTVKPCGKCDSCHKFLQLEHPDFIYLFPTPNLNLTPEGEIKNNDVLKQYQAYLDNKRNTPWVDFFFKETTEIRKESISLLNKRLELSIHEAKYRIVIIEDADMMNNATANAFLKTLEEPPEQTIIILLTERLAMILPTILSRIQPVYFKPLTRGVIEEILTVDFEINAAIARTASRISSGNLKTAIRIASESESLSSNWALSLFSLADNENDLGYLELADVNKKYQTKDQIIDLLKYIRVFASDLGALSMNPAAEITNIDKIDILQPIAIKHSGIADRLYDFLLFLEDLNRKIEGNVNLNLIMTNLYLHCKHLLNP
- a CDS encoding GNAT family protein, with translation MKYYRKLLGEKCYLSPVCMDDVEKYTEWLNDMEIGQFVTLSDTVLDIDKEGILLRKLMDEEHIFAIVEKDTNKVIGNCGIHNVSQVHRNASLGIFIGEKTFWNQGIGAEAINLLLDFAFNILNLHNIYLSVMSYNKRAIRCYEKIGFKKIGVQREFMFVSGKYHDVYLYDMLASEFTSPYIKKVFAYSISDEAGRSKISIV
- a CDS encoding transposase; translated protein: MFTELQKNVQENLQEKLYCWLLQSLPFLTKPEFNNVCSLCLGILKSKSVIINRIAQKLNEAISLKKTCDRFYHNLQRKNLAKKIQEAILSNQCKGLDSNTAIIVDDSDIIKSKATKMEGLKKVRDGSTGRVDQNGYDLINIVACHPEKEGYQIKPLSSDLYSSGIEQDSIIQVTQERMEEIILHSNNQGVFVMDRGYDNRSMFSFFQDNGCDYIVRSEGKRNLIVNGVEKNFMEVAKAVDLKFTIKVKGKNKTFQSGIKRVKIRLDPYPKKEPETTDAWLILSRYVVPKGKKGGFFYFLCNFPNQNLTEKQIVEKVLNMYPLRWKIEEVHRHIKQYYGWEQIQLMTYTALQNMNQILLLAMCYLYSLREIIDKLAAAFPNILIYSKKLWKDIYYFVYYRITNVVSDCFSYVTRDDINKYKWKCVESQRLILPCFKNGGI
- the hydG gene encoding [FeFe] hydrogenase H-cluster radical SAM maturase HydG, whose translation is MKIDTEGLKSFIPTAEIMEHLQQNRFADAIRIKDIVDKSLAKQRLNPDETAALINVTNPELKALILEGAHTLKERIYGNRIVLFAPLYVGNECINDCVYCGFRISNKECNRATLSREELIAETEALEDKGHKRLIMVYGEHPEYSPEYIAETVQTVYNVKHNKGEIRRVNINAAPLDIEGFRTVKSVGIGTYQIFQETYNEEAYKKLHPRGPKSNFLWRLYGLDRAMQAGIDDLGIGALMGLYDWHFEVMGLLYHTIHLETLFGVGPHTISFPRIEPANGTDFTMHPPYQVSDEDFKLLIAAIRLSVPYTGMILTAREPIAVRDEVMRYGISQIDAGSSIGVGDYAHKDEESKRKSQFVLGDTRSLDDVIYELATGGYIPSFCTSCYRAGRTGEHFMEFAIPGFVKRFCTPNALLTFAEYLYDYASPRTKKVGLELIDKEVAKIEDPQMYASIKENLAKMKEGIRDLHY